AACGAGATGGGAAAATTTTGCGCGAAATCACCTACAGTATGGATGGCAAACGCTCCATAAACGATATTGCCCAGCTGCGGAATGCAGATTTCTTTGAAATCAAGCGGGTGCTGGATATTTTGGCAGAAGAAGGGCTTGTGACCCATGAGGCCTGTTTATGAATACCTATACAATAAAAAATATAGAGCATGCTCTGGATGAATTAGATATTCAACGCGGCGATTGTGTCCTGGTTCGAGCAGATCTGCGTTATCTTGGCCTTTTTGCTCCAGAACCGCGCCAAGCTCCGGCAGTTTTGTTTCAGGCATTAGCACACCGCGTGGATCTCACGGTAGGAACTTTGCTTGTTCCTACCGGCAGTTTGAGCCTGTGCAATAGCTCTACACCCTTTGACCCGAAAACAACGCCAAGTGAGTTAGGCGTTTTTTCCGAGTATGTTCGCACACGCGAAGGGGCAGTGCGCAGCTTTCATCCCTTTTTTTCCTATACAGCTTTGGGGGCTGAAGCAG
This window of the Desulfovibrio porci genome carries:
- a CDS encoding AAC(3) family N-acetyltransferase yields the protein MNTYTIKNIEHALDELDIQRGDCVLVRADLRYLGLFAPEPRQAPAVLFQALAHRVDLTVGTLLVPTGSLSLCNSSTPFDPKTTPSELGVFSEYVRTREGAVRSFHPFFSYTALGAEAEEICSSVPRCNVPIGCSPCLKPVKLELTDNSKPSRGQGEQP